A single window of Ananas comosus cultivar F153 linkage group 17, ASM154086v1, whole genome shotgun sequence DNA harbors:
- the LOC109723358 gene encoding uncharacterized protein LOC109723358 translates to MRGINYMQAAKKYCLQMLHQSMWAVYKTHNSEPSHKIHGAVATVSVHNIPDIKHGQVNPDLYGDNQTRLFTLWTVDGYKNTGCYNLLCEGFVFTGKSNFGPGSVLEPVSVYEGVLHNITLKISQDPQSRDWWLHCRHDGYNDDSNLEQMGY, encoded by the exons ATGCGTGGAATAAACTATATGCAAGCAGCAAAGAAGTATTGTCTACAAATGCTCCACCAATCAATG TGGGCAGTATACAAAACACATAATAGTGAACCAAGTCATAAGATCCATGGTGCTGTTGCGACAGTTTCTGTTCATAATATACCAGATATAAAGCATGGCCAA gtAAATCCTGATCTCTATGGCGACAATCAAACACGGCTTTTTACATTATGGACG gtAGATGGCTATAAAAATACAGGGTGCTATAATCTTCTTTGTGAAGGCTTTGTTTTTACGGGAAAATCCAATTTTGGCCCTGGGAGTGTTTTGGAGCCAGTTTCTGTATATGAAGGAGTGCTACACAACATAACACTTAAAATATCCCAG GATCCTCAGTCCAGAGATTGGTGGCTGCATTGCAGGCACGACGGGTACAACGACGACAGCAATCTCGAACAGATGGGTTACTAG
- the LOC109723274 gene encoding pentatricopeptide repeat-containing protein At3g46610-like, which translates to MQSLNAFYLKGATLGATATHLDSDEFYSHALRKRRKRRWFCGRGGCAQTVSVSCNFGGFRGSSRNCGTQFITTCPKFSLLDRKKSPLSRYSATVSALEQETVGNEHRRGGPESKGSTNKEVSLDILNDVGNCNIFYQKEEEGEKVMGRGRNDRSRAAESIEKEKVDVRALAFTLRDAKTADDVEKLSRSLENLPLPVYSSMIRGLGSDKRLDAAFAIVEWLKRKKAAGGASVAPNLFIYNSLLSAVKQTERFEKVNEVIEDMKSQGIVPNIVTYNTLMSIHLEQGKPREALDILAHIENYGLSPSPVTYSTVLLAYKKMDDARGAIGFFVKLREKYEKGEIGRDAGDDWENEFFKLEKFLIRVCYVTMRRLLVNAENPTADVLNLLSCMDNAGIKPDRADYERPVWACTREDHYTVAKELYRRVREMDGEISLSVCNHVIWLMGKAKKWWAALEIYEDLLDKGPKPNNLSYELIISHFNILLTAARRRGIWRWGVRLLNKMQDKGLRPGSREWNAVLVACSKASETNAAVEIFKRMVEQGEKPTVLSYGALLSALEKGKLYEEALAVWEHMCKVDVKPNLHAYTILASIFIGKGDIEMVDSIIREMLLAGIEPTVVTFNAIISGCAKNNMGSAAFEWFHRMKVRNIKPNRITYEMLIETLAKDGKPRLAYEMYLRACNEGLNLSSRSYDAVVAACQAYSISIDRNAMGPRPVDKRKNIMIRKNMSDFCNFADLPRRVKPFDETEIYSTYVQER; encoded by the coding sequence ATGCAATCTTTGAACGCTTTCTATCTGAAAGGAGCTACCTTGGGTGCAACTGCAACCCATTTGGATTCTGATGAGTTCTATTCACATGCtctgaggaagaggaggaaaaggagatGGTTTTGTGGCCGCGGCGGCTGTGCCCAAACAGTGTCTGTTTCATGCAATTTTGGTGGATTTAGGGGATCAAGCAGAAATTGCGGTACTCAATTTATCACTACTTGTCCTAAATTTAGCTTGTTGGATAGAAAAAAAAGTCCTTTGAGTAGGTACTCTGCTACGGTTTCGGCACTCGAGCAAGAAACTGTAGGAAATGAACATCGCAGAGGGGGCCCAGAATCCAAGGGTTCCACGAACAAGGAGGTTAGCTTGGATATATTGAATGATGTTggaaattgtaatattttttatcaaaaagaagaggaaggagaaaagGTAATGGGCCGTGGAAGGAATGATCGTAGTCGTGCGGCTGAATCGATTGAGAAAGAAAAGGTCGATGTTCGGGCACTTGCGTTTACTTTACGGGATGCTAAAACAGCAGATGACGTGGAGAAATTGTCGAGGAGTTTGGAGAATTTGCCTCTCCCTGTTTATTCCTCCATGATTAGGGGCTTAGGGTCGGATAAGAGATTGGATGCTGCATTTGCTATTGTTGAATGGTTGAAGAGGAAGAAAGCTGCAGGCGGTGCTTCCGTTGCTCCGAATCTGTTCATTTACAATAGCCTTTTGAGTGCAGTAAAGCAGACCGAGCGGTTCGAGAAAGTGAACGAAGTCATCGAAGATATGAAATCGCAAGGAATTGTTCCAAATATTGTGACTTACAACACTTTGATGTCCATTCACTTAGAGCAAGGGAAGCCCCGTGAGGCCCTCGATATTCTTGCCCACATTGAAAATTACGGGTTATCTCCCTCTCCTGTCACCTACTCTACTGTCTTGCTAGCTTATAAGAAGATGGATGATGCGAGAGGCGCGATTGGGTTCTTTGTCAAGTTGAGAGAGAAGTATGAGAAGGGAGAGATTGGGAGAGATGCGGGGGATGATTGGGAGAATGAGTTCTTTAAGCTCGAAAAATTCTTGATTCGTGTGTGTTACGTCACGATGCGCCGGTTGCTTGTAAATGCAGAAAATCCGACTGCCGACGTGTTAAATCTTCTTAGTTGTATGGATAATGCTGGAATAAAACCTGATAGAGCGGACTATGAGCGGCCAGTGTGGGCGTGTACTCGTGAAGACCACTATACCGTGGCTAAGGAGTTGTACAGAAGAGTAAGGGAGATGGACGGCGAAATCAGCTTATCAGTATGCAACCACGTGATATGGCTCATGGGTAAGGCGAAAAAATGGTGGGCGGCTCTCGAGATCTACGAGGACTTGTTGGATAAAGGCCCAAAGCCGAATAATCTTTCATATGAATTGATCATTTCTCACTTCAATATCCTACTAACTGCTGCTAGGAGAAGGGGGATTTGGAGGTGGGGGGTTAGATTGCTTAACAAAATGCAAGATAAAGGTCTAAGGCCGGGGAGTAGGGAGTGGAATGCGGTCCTTGTCGCCTGCTCAAAAGCATCAGAAACAAACGCCGCTGTAGAGATATTTAAAAGAATGGTGGAGCAAGGAGAGAAGCCCACTGTACTCTCTTATGGTGCTTTACTTAGCGCTCTCGAGAAAGGGAAGCTCTATGAAGAAGCACTTGCGGTATGGGAGCATATGTGTAAGGTGGATGTTAAGCCCAACTTACATGCCTACACAATCTTGGCCTCGATCTTTATAGGAAAAGGAGATATTGAGATGGTGGATTCGATTATCCGTGAAATGTTATTGGCAGGGATCGAACCAACCGTCGTTACCTTCAATGCAATAATCAGCGGATGTGCTAAGAATAATATGGGGAGCGCGGCATTTGAGTGGTTTCACAGAATGAAAGTGCGGAacataaaaccaaacagaattacGTACGAGATGTTGATTGAAACTCTCGCGAAGGATGGTAAGCCAAGGCTTGCATATGAGATGTACTTAAGAGCTTGCAATGAGGGATTGAATCTTTCTTCGAGATCATACGATGCTGTAGTAGCGGCGTGCCAAGCTTACAGTATCAGCATAGATCGAAATGCTATGGGTCCGCGGCCGGTCGACAAGAGGAAGAACATCATGATAAGGAAGAACATGTCGGATTTCTGCAACTTCGCCGATCTTCCGAGGAGAGTAAAACCTTTCGATGAGACGGAAATCTACAGCACATATGTGCAGGAAAGATAG
- the LOC109723204 gene encoding protein RETICULATA-RELATED 1, chloroplastic, with product MGYHAVLHSAAPHPLLAILRNPNPNPNPNPSFLPFRRPSPFGGNPRLRNLTASATPPGAVERDPRDALERCFFISPDSGPPSCSSAAAAAAPSVAPSPVMKGEYGAFGAVTLEKSKLDLSKKSTKSSPETAIGGGGGDIGKKNFHGGGDGGDDDGDDDDYFGDFDDGDEGDEGGLFRRRIVLPELFDRKFVDAVLQEWYKTMVNLPAGLRQAYEMGLVSSAQMVRFLAINARPTTSRFISRALPQSLSRAFIGRMIADPSFLYKMLLESAATLGCSFWWELKNRKDRIKQEWDLALINVLTATFCNAFVVWSIAPCRSYGSTFRFDLQNTIQKLPNNIFEKSYPMREFDLQKRIHSFFYKAAELCLVGLTAGSIQGGLSKFASSRKQGRLSVTIPSVSTNALGYGAFLGLYANLRYQMLCGLDQALFNHFDVLGVALFFSTALRVTNVQIGETSRLAWLGVEADPLVQSENLLKAYNRPSKEADIERSSESKWFISKNAVISGLGLLGIKQGSGETETATPKARRKRIVRKKVSTSSE from the exons ATGGGTTACCACGCCGTCCTCCACTCCGCCGCCCCTCACCCTCTCCTCGCCATcctccgaaaccctaaccctaaccctaaccctaaccctagcttccTCCCTTTCCGCCGCCCCTCCCCCTTCGGGGGGAACCCTCGCCTCCGCAACCTCACCGCCTCCGCGACGCCACCGGGGGCCGTGGAGCGCGACCCCCGCGACGCGCTCGAGCGGTGCTTCTTCATCTCGCCGGACTCCGGCCCGCCATCCTgctcctcggcggcggcggcggcggcgccctccGTGGCGCCGTCGCCGGTGATGAAGGGGGAGTACGGCGCCTTCGGCGCCGTGACGCTGGAGAAGTCGAAGCTTGATCTCTCCAAGAAGTCGACGAAGTCGAGCCCTGAG ACAGCAATCGGTGGGGGTGGTGGAGATATCGGAAAGAAGAATTTTCATGGTGGGGGCGATGGGGGCGATGATGATGGCGATGATGATGACTATTTTGGTGACTTTGATGATGGCGACGAAGGAGATGAAGGCGGGCTGTTTAGAAGACGCATCGTTCTTCCAGAG CTCTTTGACAGGAAGTTTGTCGACGCTGTTCTTCAGGAGTGGTACAAAACCATGGTCAATTTACCTGCTGGGCTGCGGCAAGCTTATGAAATG GGTTTGGTAAGTTCTGCACAAATGGTACGATTCTTGGCAATCAATGCAAGGCCGACGACATCCAGATTCATTTCTCGAGCTCTTCCACAATCCTTATCCAGGGCTTTCATTGGAAG GATGATTGCTGATCCGTCTTTCTTATATAAAATGCTCCTAGAATCAGCAGCCACTCTAGGTTGTTCTTTTTGGTGGGAGTTGAAGAATCGCAAGGACAG GATTAAACAAGAATGGGATTTAGCACTCATTAATGTTCTGACAGCAACATTCTGCAATGCATTTGTTGTTTGGTCAATTGCACCCTGCCGTTCATATGGGAGTACATTCCGTTTTGACTTGCAAAATACAATACAGAAACTCCCAAACAATATTTTTGAGAAGAGTTATCCTATGAGAGAATTTGACTTGCAGAAAAGGATCCACTCCTTTTTTTACAAGGCTGCAGAGTTGTGCCTTGTTGGTTTAACCGCTGGTTCCATTCAAGGTGGTTTGTCAAAATTTGCGTCCAGTAGAAAGCAGGGGAG GTTATCTGTGACCATTCCTTCTGTTAGCACCAATGCTCTTGGCTATGGAGCTTTCTTAGGACTCTATGCAAACTTGCGCTATCAGATGTTATGCGGACTTGATCAAGCTTTGTTCAACCACTTTGATGTACTTGGTGTGGCTCTCTTTTTCAGCACGGCGCTAAG AGTAACGAATGTTCAGATAGGGGAGACATCAAGACTTGCTTGGCTGGGAGTGGAAGCCGATCCATTGGTGCAGTCGGAAAATCTATTGAAAGCATATAACAGACCTTCTAAAGAGGCTGATATCGAAAGATCATCAGAGTCAAAGTGGTTCATATCTAAGAATGCTGTCATTTCCGGTCTCGGATTACTTGGTATCAAGCAGGGCAGTGGGGAAACCGAGACGGCAACTCCAAAAGCGCGCCGAAAGAGAATTGTCCGGAAAAAGGTGAGCACAAGTTCAGAGTAG